Proteins co-encoded in one Osmerus mordax isolate fOsmMor3 chromosome 11, fOsmMor3.pri, whole genome shotgun sequence genomic window:
- the LOC136952271 gene encoding NACHT and WD repeat domain-containing protein 2 isoform X3, with product MTTERAQTYCRSVLDMDLRFALENHPPDNIINRCLVYVHKTSNRSSQREDKLLSQLCDHFLPDLVTSCQLQVYTATSECDRRQRSTPPKKLSYVEELCEQIHSDLRRLIARSLTVETGQQSLRCVPGDVLAGERAERRELCSIFSRLYDVKRPEEEEVRKYLDQRDIRRPLLVVGGPCTGKTVLLSHCARQVRSWLSDKDPEVIIFFTDLSIHSSPKHLLLSLMYQLSQSYNHPDPDHTPITSPLYPNPNLSLPQLRHKLLCLLSTLPSSKRPLILILDGLNQVGRTSDAQIIQNLPSPLPPNVKLVLSVSPAQTETLRALKLHYPQSSAADGCVCVELESAERTGRVRMLACLLSASGRRVTSGQQAVVNQALASCPLTLYARLLHTHTSLWSSATEVTELSLPVGVHSSISALLIHLEEKHGSTLVSVALSYLTLSRAGLTEAELTDLLSSHDDVLAGYVQQDEGPPSRFRVPEVDVEKLLLDLKGFLEKRTVAGARVLFWVSRHFGLVVCKRYLKVVEARVEFHSEMADYFSDCWAYGRAKPLVINPTTGPNQTGAVSNPAVKIYIDRQPHSQPYVFNTVQLPSCSSSFSSSEHSHINLRKLLELPHHLQKSNRWKELRNGLLMSLGFHQAMLRAGLLGELICLLEEGGEKEGVSQPSLSRERVLLAGMLRASACLLWSSPLEPPMVMEVKLHPFLGVCPGLEGYVREVEQERRRSGSGIRAVLSPAPSTVPSMRYVLETGEGECTVTDVAGTECGTVVISLGDGSVWVWKGSNVEELILTHEPKMCFVSVKNSGRFILMTTQCNRVLLWDVKDLETIQELKDIGGLQSGPDQNTHPTVAGFVVCEDRVCVWWKGFNFLSVWGVQGEPLTYLQCQNTVTCVLSSPGGCLLYCGQEKGMVSMFDMKSCSLLASCSGPTENAFISVILSQDKKEMACIDHIGNIFLWETAIKGEEPSFIRECYSRSCSTGIRNLDHSEDAHILLVCEAQQILLWDTHDWEQWDQFQAPQGRAFTQAMVSQDSHLLLATVEACPSVLVWRITTGQCVLSLDTCTLSKPLTLLKMGSTHCAVTGNGSLTTWDSELVYAAGMAPRMQAGVRQLLTEPMGERVTFYVSDWSETVWRWDLQTGSPEAMFLHDRPVEKLCLSPDGSHLVTLSGCNVYVWECKTGKNLHRIHGGEATDIMITPNGNIGVCFSEHDLTRVWKLATGAIVCNIHLYLKDAQISTESTFLIGLRRGDLLAASLWSGSISKRFSCSECSEHVLAFRTLPEHPDFVMVMTASGALYTWRVAEETVCRQFQLPPSFLCHPQVFQMSSDGSYALLSIDDDVITLLDFFSSRLCSVRAEGPVLKVCLDDTGHYVVYISQHPAQNKGCTCDLHSEPVLTVVRLRDGSRVGRLCLCKMPLTLMICKEFFVYVGFQDGSVGVYAIFDATRTRRGAVWGKINLTGLLRPCQCGSEPLTWLPLATPSITWLEPSQMV from the exons ATGACCACGGAGAGAGCCCAGACCTACTGCAGATCAG TCCTTGATATGGACCTACGATTCGCCCTGGAGAACCATCCCCCTGATAACATAATCAACCGGTGCCTGGTCTACGTCCACAAGACCTCCAACAGGAGCAGCCAGAGAGAAGACAAGCTTCTTTCCCAGCTCTGTGACCACTTCCTGCCCGACCTAGTGACTTCCTGTCAGCTCCAGGTCTACACCGCGACCTCGGAATGTGACCGTCGTCAACGCTCCACGCCACCCAAAAAGTTGAGTTACGTTGAGGAACTCTGCGAGCAGATACACTCTGACCTCCGACGTTTGATTGCCAGGTCGCTCACCGTGGAAACCGGTCAACAGTCACTGCGGTGTGTTCCTGGTGATGTGTTAGCCGGAGAGCGGGCTGAGCGGAGGGAGCTGTGTTCTATCTTTTCTCGTCTCTACGATGTCAAGcgcccagaggaagaggaggtcagGAAGTACCTGGATCAGAGGGACATACGTCGCCCTCTACTGGTGGTGGGAGGCCCCTGCACCGGGAAAACGGTGCTGCTCTCCCACTGTGCTCGGCAG gtgAGGTCTTGGCTATCGGACAAGGATCCTGAAGTGATCATCTTTTTCACTGACCTGTCAATCCACTCGTCTCCTAaacacctcctcctcagcctgatGTACCAGCTATCTCAAAGCTACAACCACCCTGATCCTGACCATACACCCATCACCAGCCCCCTCTATCCCAACCctaacctctccctcccccagctcagACACAAACTGCTCTgtcttctctccaccctcccttcctccaagcGGCCTCTCATTCTCATTCTGGATGGTCTGAACCAGGTTGGCCGCACATCAGACGCCCAGATTATCCAgaatcttccctctcccctcccgccCAACGTCAAACttgtgctctctgtctcccccgcACAAACTGAGACCCTGCGTGCCCTTAAACTACACTACCCACAGTCCTCAGCGGCagacggctgtgtgtgtgtggagctggagTCGGCGGAGAGGACGGGGCGTGTGAGGATGCTGGCGTGTCTGTTGAGCGCGTCGGGGAGGAGGGTGACGTCGGGACAGCAGGCGGTGGTCAACCAAGCTTTGGCCTCCTGCCCTTTGACCCTGTACGCACGCctcctgcacacgcacacatcactGTGGAGCTCAG CAACGGAGGTGACGGAGTTATCCCTCCCTGTGGGAGTCCACTCCAGCATCTCAGCCCTTCTTATCCACCTGGAGGAGAAGCACGGCTCCACCTTGGTTTCTGTAGCCCTGAGCTACCTCACCCTCTCCAGGGCCGGCCTCACAGAGGCCGAGCTCACTGACCTGCTGTCCAGCCATGATGACGTGCTGGCAGGCTACGTCCAACAGGATGAGGGCCCCCCCTCCAGGTTTAGGGTGCCGGAGGTGGAtgtggagaagctgctgctGGATCTGAAGGGGTTTCTGGAGAAGAGGACCGTGGCAGGGGCAAGGGTGCTCTTCTGGGTCAGCAGGCATTTTGGGTTGGTGGTGTGTAAGAGGTACCTGAAAGTTGTTGAGGCCAGAGTTGAGTTTCACTCAGAAATGGCAGACTATTTCAGCGACTGTTGGGCCTATGGGAGAGCTAAACCGTTGGTCATAAACCCAACCACTGGACCCAACCAAACTGGGGCTGTCTCAAACCCAGCTGTAAAAATATACATTGACAGGCAGCCTCACAGCCAACCATATGTGTTTAATACTGTGCAActcccctcctgctcttcctctttttcttcttctgagcATTCGCATATCAACCTCCGGAAGCTTCTAGAACTTCCCCATCACTTACAAAAGAGTAACAGATGGAAGGAGCTAAGGAATGGACTGTTGATGTCACTAGGGTTCCACCAGGCCATGCTGAGAGCAGGACTCCTGGGTGAACTGATATGCCTTCTGGAGGAGggcggagagaaggaaggggtgtCCCAGCCTTCCTTGTCCAGGGAGAGGGTGCTATTAGCAGGGATGCTAAGAGCCTCCGCCTGCCTCCTCTGGAGCTCCCCCCTGGAGCCACccatggtgatggaggtgaagCTGCACCCTTTCCTGGGGGTGTGCCCTGGGCTGGAGGGTTATGTtagggaggtggagcaggagaggaggaggagtggcagTGGGATAAGAGCggtgctctctcctgctccctccacgGTTCCCTCCATGCGATATGTTCTagagacaggggaaggagagTGTACCGTTACAGACGTTGCAGGGACAGAGTGTGGGACTGTGGTCATCTCCCTGGGTGATGGTTCTGTCTGGGTGTGGAAAGGGAGCAATGTAGAGGAGCTGATACTGACCCATGAGCCCAAAATGTGCTTTGTCAGTGTGAAAAACAGTGGGAGATTCATCCTTATGACAACTCAGTGTAACAGGGTTCTCCTGTGGGATGTGAAGGATCTGGAAACCATTCAGGAGTTAAAGGATATAGGGGGACTTCAATCAGGTCCAGACCAAAATACACATCCAACAGTTGCAGGGTTTGTTGTTTgtgaggacagggtgtgtgtgtggtggaaggGTTTCAACTTTTTAAGTGTGTGGGGAGTCCAGGGTGAGCCTCTCACCTACCTGCAGTGCCAGAACACTGTCACGTGTGTTTTGTCCTCCCCTGGTGGTTGCTTATTGTACTGTGGGCAGGAGAAAGGAATGGTCTCCATGTTTGATATGAAGAGTTGCAGTCTTCTAGCGTCCTGCTCTGGGCCAACAGAGAATGCCTTCATCTCTGTGATTCTTAGTCAGGATAAGAAGGAAATGGCGTGCATTGACCACATAGGAAACATCTTCTTATGGGAGACGGCAATCAAAGGGGAGGAACCCAGTTTCATCAGAGAATGCTATAGCAGGAGCTGCTCTACTGGCATTAGAAACCTAGATCATTCAGAGGACGCTCACATTCTCCTGGTGTGTGAAGCCCAGCAAATCTTATTATGGGATACCCATGACTGGGAACAATGGGACCAGTTCCAGGCTCCACAAGGTAGGGCATTCACCCAGGCGATGGTATCCCAGGACAGTCACCTCCTCCTGGCTACGGTAGAGGCCTGTCCCTCAGTGTTGGTGTGGAGGATCACTACAGGCCAGTGTGTTCTCTCCTTAGACACCTGCACACTCTCTAAGCCCCTCACACTCCTCAAAATGGGGTCCACCCACTGTGCTGTCACTGGAAACGGTAGTCTCACAACATGGGATTCAGAGCTGGTATATGCTGCAGGCATGGCCCCAAGAATGCAGGCTGGGGTGAGGCAGTTACTGACTGAGCcaatgggagagagagtcacTTTCTATGTGTCTGACTGGTCAGAGACAGTGTGGAGGTGGGACttacagacaggaagtccagAAGCTATGTTTCTGCATGACCGCCCTGTGGAAAAGCTCTGCCTTTCTCCAGACGGCAGCCATCTTGTGACTCTGTCAGGGTGCAATGTTTATGTGTGGGAATGCAAAACAGGAAAAAACCTTCACCGTATCCATGGTGGCGAGGCCACAGACATCATGATCACCCCTAATGGAAACATCGGGGTGTGTTTTTCAGAGCATGATCTCACCAGAGTTTGGAAGCTGGCCACAGGGGCCATCGTCTGTAACATACACCTGTATCTGAAAGATGCCCAGATCTCAACTGAGAGCACCTTCCTAATTGGTCTACGTCGAGGTGATCTGCTGGCTGCCAGTCTATGGTCAGGTTCCATCAGTAAACGCTTCTCCTGCTCAGAATGCTCAGAGCATGTTCTGGCCTTCCGGACCCTTCCGGAACACCCTGACTTTGTGATGGTGATGACTGCCTCAGGGGCACTATACACATGGAGGGTGGCAGAGGAGACAGTGTGCCGACAGTTccagctccccccctcctttctgtgCCACCCTCAGGTCTTCCAGATGTCCTCTGATGGAAGCTATGCTCTCCTGTCCATTGATGACGATGTCATCACCCTTCTGGATTTCTTCAGTTCTAGATTGTGCTCAGTGAGGGCTGAGGGCCCAGTCCTCAAAGTCTGCCTGGATGACACCGGGCACTATGTTGTCTACATCTCCCAACATCCTGCTCAGAATAAGGGCTGTACCTGTGACCTGCACAGTGAGCCAGTCCTGACTGTGGTCCGGCTCAGAGACGGGAGCAGAGTAGGGAGGTTGTGTCTGTGTAAGATGCCACTGACTCTTATGATATGCAAGGAGTTTTTTGTGTATGTTGGGTTTCAGGATgggtctgtgggtgtgtatgcaaTCTTTGATGCCACGAGGACCAGAAGAGGGGCTGTCTGGGGAAAGATTAATCTGACTGGTCTACTGAGGCCATGCCAATGTGGCAGTGAGCCACTTACATGGTTACCACTAGCAACACCTAGTATAACATGGCTTGAGCCATCTCAAATGGTATAG